The stretch of DNA CGCGGCGTTCTTCGGGATCGGGGAGTTCTACGAGGATTTTCATCAGCTGACCGACGCCGAGGTCATCCGCCTGCTGGAGCAAGCCCAGCCGGCATCGCTGCGGCCGTGAGGCTGACGAGAAGCCCAAACTTTCGGTTCAACCGTTGTCGAAGGTCCACGAAAATTCGATTGATAATCAATTAACTGACCAAATGTGGACATGCTCTGATCGGCGGTGCAATGGACTACAGTTCGCGAGTTCCAGGGAATGAGGGGTGTTCGAAAGATAGATTCGACCCGTAGCTGCGACTGGTTACTTCAAATACGGAGCCAGGAATGATGAACAATCGAAGCATGCGACGAGAACTCACACTATGCGTAATCGGACTGCTCCTGATCACAGCGAGTTCGGCAGCAGCCCAAGATGAAATTCCGCGAAGCATCGTCGACCGGGGCCGCAGCCTGTATAGCAGCCTGTGCGCGAGTTGCCACGGAGAGAATGGCAAGGGCGACGGCCCGATGGTTCCTGAGCTCAGGGCCAAACCCATCGATCTAACTCAAATTGCACGCCAGAATAACGGCAACTTCCCATTTTGGCATGTATTTCATGCAATCGATGGACGCTCAATTCCACGTGCCCACGGAGGGCCGGACATGCCCGTATGGGGCAGCGTTCCTGAGCCTATCTTTGGTAATAAGTTCCCGACTGAAGAATGGATGGTGACCGTAACTTTCTATATCGAGTCGATCCAGGAGAAATAGATTACGTCTCGATTTGTCTCGCGTAATCCTGTTGTTCTTCGACGACACCTTGGGGTGGTGCCTCTGACACTTATGCTTCGCTGGCGAATGCCGTGCGTTTTGTGTCGCGTCGCATTGACCGTCTGTCCGGCTTTTCGCCCGGTGGGAACGGACCGCGACGGCGAAGGATGTCGCCGGCGGGCGGCTCGACTTTGATTACATCGGCGCCCAGATCGGCCATCAGCTGGGCGCCGAATGCGGCCGCTATTCCTTCGCCGCATTCGACGACCCCGAGGCCGCTCAGGATTGCGCCAGTGCGACGATCGTCACCAGAGTTGGCTTGCTCATAGTCGCGATTTACCACGAAACGGGCGCAACGAAACATCCGCACCCGAAAAAAAACGCGCGATTCTGCATCGGTGCTTGACCCGCGCGACATACGGGCAGTATGCAAGTGAAGGATCGCCGGGAGGTTGTCATGGAAACCCGTGTCGACGAAATCGCCGATCGCATCTACCGCGTCTCCACTTTCGTTTCGCCGGTCGGTTTCAACTTCAACCAGTTCCTCATCGATGGCGACGAGCCGATGCTGTTTCACACCGGCCAGCGTTCGCTGTTTCCATCCGTGTCCGAGGCCGTTGCGCGGATTATCGACCTCAAGCGGCTCAAGTGGATAACCTTCAGTCACATCGAGTCCGACGAGTGCGGCGCCCTCGACCAGTGGCTCGCGGCCGCGCCCGATGCGACCGCGGCGCACAGCGTCATTGGTTGCAACACCTGGCTCAATGACAGCGCGCCGCGTCCGCCGCGTCCGCTCAAGAATAATGAACTGCTCGAGCTCGGCGGCAAACGCGTGCGCCACCTTGACACTCCGCACGTTCCCCATTCATGGGACGCCGGTCTGATATTCGAGGAGACCACGCGCACACTTTTCAGCAGCGATTTGCTGTTTCAGTTTGGCGATACGCCGCCGCTCGCAAGCGGCGACATTCTGGCGCCCGCAATTGTCGCGGAGGAAAGATTTCACGCCACTCCGATCACGGCGGAGGCGCCCAAGGTCGTGCGGCAGCTCGCGGCGCTCGAGCCCAAGACGATCGCCATCATGCACGGCTCTTCGATTTCCGGCGAAGTGTGCCCAGTGCTCGAAGGACTCGCCGATTACTATGATCGCCATCTTCGCGACGCGCTGAGCGCGTAACCATTTCTATTTTCGGAAATCGTGGGATAACTTCGCCGCACCATCGCGCAAACGGAGATCGACTATGAACTTCATCGAACAGTTGGACCCCGAACTCAAAGTGATGTTGGAGAAGATGCCGACTGACCGCCCTCTCGATCTGAGCGAGATACCTGCGGCGCGGGGCAAGATGAAGAAGATGGTAACCATGATGCTGGCGGACCTGCCCGCGGTCGAAGGCGTAGCCAGCCAGGATCGCTTCGCAAAGGGCCGCCCCGGCGATCCCGATGTGCGCCTACGCGTTTGTCGGCCGGACAATCAGCCGGGCAAGCTCCCTGCCCTGCTCTGGATCCACGGCGGCGGCTACGTGATGGGAGATATCGAGCAGGACGACCGTTTGATGAAGCAGATCGCGAAGCGAATCGGATGCGTCGCGGCCTCGGTTGACTATCGGTTAGCGCCGGAGCATCCGTTTCCCGCACCGGTTGAGGATTGTTACTCGGCGCTGAAGTGGCTATTTGCCAATGCCGGCGAGCTCGGTATCGATCCGTCGCGGATCGCGATCGGCGGCGCGAGCGGCGGTGGCGGCCTCTGCGCGGGACTGGCGTTGATGACGCGCGATCGCCGCGAGGTAAAACCCTCGTTCCAGCTTCTCATCTACCCGATGATCGATGATCGCAATGTCACGCCCGCGAGTCACGCGATTACCGATCCGCGAGTATGGAATCGCGAGAGCAATCGCCTCGGCTGGAAAGCCTATCTCGGCCGCGACGGCGGCGGCGCCGGCGTATCGCCTTATGCGGCCGCCACGCGCGCGACAGATCTGACTGGTCTACCGCCGGCCTACATTCCGGTGGGCGCGCTCGATCTTTTTATCGACGAGAATATCGAGTACGCGCAACGTCTCATCCAGGCCGGCGTGCCGACCGAGCTCCACGTTTATCCCGGCGCGTTCCACGGTTTCGATCTCTTCGCGCCGTCGGCCAAGGTCTCCAAGCAATTCAAAGCCGACCGCGACGAGGCATTGAAGCGGGCGCTGCACGGATAGCTCGTGGATTTTCGTCAATTCGTGAAAAGTTCGTGAGGTAAATCTCATTCGCGGTCGCGATTCTCTCGCCTTGTTCAGGCGTTGTCGCTTGGTATGCAACTGGCTACCAGACGATGCTCAAGATTCTGAGATCAGTGAATTCCGCGAACGTTCTTTATTCCTTGAGCGGTCGAATCGACCGGGAACACATCGCGGAGTTGCAAGCGGCATTCGATGCGGAGACACTACCAATCAAGCTCGACCTGCGCGAAGTCAGGCGTGTCGATCGCGAGGTCGTGCCGACCATCGCACGCTGGAGCGCCTCGCGAATCGAGCTTCTAAATTGCCCCGCCTACTTGCGGAACTGGATCGGCAAAACCCGGAATGATTCCTAAATACCCCTGAACAGATGCTTGTTGATCCTGAGCGTGCGGATTTTCGATTCGAGCGTCGAGGGCCGCATGCCGAGCTTGGCCGCCGCGCCCATCGGGCCGGCAACCCGTCCGCGCGTTTCGGCCAGCGCCTTCTCAATCGTATCGCGTTCCTGTTTTTCGATCGCTCGAACAAGCGGCTGATGCGCGTCCGGCGCCGGCTGCGGCGGATCCAAAGGCAGCCAGCTCTCGTCCACCGAAAAGGTCTCCGTATCGCAAAGAATGACTGACCTTTCGATGACGTTCTGAAGTTCGCGCACATTTCCCGGCCATGGATACGAGCGCAGCAGATCCATGCTCTTGCGATCGATGTTCTTGATCTTCTTGCCGGCCGAGGTCGCATAGCGCTCGATGAAGTATTCGACCAGCATCGGGATGTCATCGCTGCGCTCGCGCAGCGGCGGCAGTTCGATCGGAAAAACGTTGAGCCGATAGAACAGATCGCGACGAAAGGCACCCGCCTCGATCGCCACGGCGAGATCGCGATTCGTCGCCGTGATGAGACGAACGTCGGCACGAATCAGCCGCTCTCCGCCGACGCGCTCGAACTCGTGCTCCTGCAGCACGCGCAGCAGCGTGACCTGCGTTTCCGCGGGCAGGTCACCCACTTCGTCGAGAAACAGCGTGCCGCCCTGAGCCATCTCGAAGCGGCCGATTCGACGTTGCAGCGCTCCTGTGAATGCGCCTTTCTCGTGACCGAACAGCTCGGAAGCGATGAGGGATTGCGGAATCCCGGCGCAATTGACGCTGACGAAAGCTGCCGCCGCGCGCGCGGAACTCTTGTGAATCGCGCGCGCGATTAGTTCCTTGCCGGTGCCCGTCTCGCCGGTGATCAGCACCGTCGAGTCCGTGGGCGCTACCTTGGCCACGCGAGCAATTACTGCGTGCAGAGCTGGAGACGCGCCGATGACCTCTTCGAACAGCGAGGCTTTATCAACTTCCTCGCGCAGAGCGAGATTCTCATTTCTGACTCGCTCTTCGGCGAGCTTGCGGTTCTGGATTTCGGTGCCGACGGAATACCATCGCAGGATGTTTCCATCGGAATCGCGAAGCGGAAAAAAGCGCACCAGGAACCATCGGTATTGTCCGTCCTTGCCGCGAATCCGGGTTTCGAATTCGAACTCCTTTGCGCCTCCAAACGGAGGATCTAATCGCAATCTCTCAGCGTCCTCAGGATGGATCAACTTTTCGTACTCGGGCGAACGAAATTCTTCCAGTGTCATGCCCGCGTAGTCGAGTGCGACGCGATTTGCGTTAAGGCGGCTGCCGTCGGGACCGATGATCGCGATTTGCTGAGGAGCGTAATCGAGAATGTTGCGCAGCTCTTCTTCGCGGCCGCGCAGCTCGCGAGTCATCAGCTCATGCTCGGTCACATCGACGATCGTACCGAAGTAGCTCTTGAGTTCGCCGCTCTGCGAGACCGGACTGCCGACGCTGCGCAGGTACGATTGCTCACCGTTTGGTCGTATGATTCTAAACGTGTAGTCAAACGGGGCGCCCTGGGCGCCAGCCGCGGCGAGCGTTCGCCTCACGTGCTGGCGATCCTCGGGATGAACCAGGTCAAGAAAGTCGGGCATGACCGGCGGACTATCGCTCGGATCCATTCCGAAGATGCGGAACATCTGCCTCGACCATCGCGAGTGTCCGGTCGCGAGATCGAGCGCCCAGGTGCCAGTGCGCGCCACTTCCTCACCCTGGGTGAGAAAGGCCTCGCTGCGCTGAAGATCTCTGTAGAGCTGCGCGTTTTCCAGTGAGATCGCCGCTTGCGACGCCAGCAGCTTGAGCAATCGGATACTGCGCGCGCTGAACACATTCGGCGCCAGGTTATCCTCGAGATACAGCACGCCAATCCGCCTGGCCTGCTTCATCAGCGGCACGCACAAAACTGATAGCGCGTGCGTGCGCCTGACGTAGTGATCCGACGCAAAGGGCTCTGCTAAGGACGCATCGCTCAGCGTTACGATCTCGTGAGTTCGGATAGCCTCATTGAGGACGGACTCCGGCAACAGTTCGGAAATCGGCGCGTCGGGCGCGAAACAGATAGTCACCGTATCGCCGGCGGCGGTGGCTTCGGCCTCGGCGTGAAGCTCGTCGCCGTGCGGCAGAAGCAGGACCCCGCGCCTCGCCTTGGCGTGCTCGAGCGCCTTCGACATCAAAATGTGGATCAGCTTGTCGAGAACGATCTCGCCAGACACCGCCTCTGACGCTTTGATCCACAGGTCGAGGTCAAAGCCCTCACCCGCTATGTCGCTAGCCTGACTCAATTCGGGCTCCGAGCATCGATTACTGTGCTGCGATCAACGAATGTCAAATTACTGTTGTACGCTTGAGGCCCAAATAGTCGGCGCTCAAATCGATTCAGCCGAATGAAACCCGCGGTAGCTTTTCGTTTTGTAATGGCGTACCTAGCGGGCTAGCGGAGGGATATTCGCGATGGAGTCATTCAACGATGTTATGCGTGAGTTCTACGACGGCGAAGTCGGCGGAGAGGCGATCTATTCCGCGCTTCTGAGCTCGGCCCGCTCCGACGACGAGCGCTTCAAATTCAGCACGCTGCTTCAACTCGAGACAGAAACCAAGGCCTGGCTGCGAGCGCCGATGGTCGCGCGCGGACTCAACATCGAGGAAAGCGCGGCGGTCCGGGAAAAAGATGCGGCGCAGATGGAATCGTTCAAACCTCTCGCCTGGATGCAGAAGATGCAAGGAATGCGCGACTTCCTCGCGGGCGCAGTCGTCCCGCGCTATCAGGGCCATCTCAACGCCGCGCGCAAACGCGGCAATGCGGATGAGATCGCGATCTGCCTCCACATGGTCGAGCACGAGGAGGCTCAGCTCGAGTTCAGCCGCCGCGAGCTCGCCGGTGCCAGCTCAAAGGAATCGCTCGAGCCGGTGGTGAAGCATCTCAGGTATCCGATCTTGCGTTAACTACGAGTCAATTCTGGCCCAGCCAGGGCCTCGGCGGCGGACAACGTGCCTATGGCTCTCCCAGCTTCTTATTAAGCTCGTCGATGCGCAGTTCACCCTCACGCGTCTGGCCGCCCATCTTGAGAAATCTCTCCATGTTACGCCTGCCGCTCTCGGTCCGGATGAGTTGCTGAAAGAGGTAGCTCTCATCCTGCAATCCTTCGGCGAGCGGCTTGGTGGCTGAATTTATCGCCTCCTTGGAGAGCTTGACCGCTTCGACGGGGAAGGACGCGATGCGCCGCGCGAGGTTCATGACGTATGGCCCGATCTCATCGGCCGCCAGCGCGCGATTGAGATAGCCCCAGCGTTCCGCCAAATCGGCCGGCATGTCCACGCCGCCCAGGATGATCTCAACCGCGCGGTTGCGGCCGATCAAGCGCGGCAGCTTCTGGGTACCCGTTCCTCCCGGAAGGATGCCGAGCGGAACTTCCATCTGATTAATCTTGGTCTTCCCCAACACGCCGAAGCGCATATCGAATCCCATGCTGAACTCGCTGCCGCCGCCGCCGACGCGCCCTTCGATTTGCGCGATCGTGATTTTGTCCATCGTGGTCATGCGATTGCACATCGCGTGATAGTCATTGGATGCGGACCCTTCGCGGCTGGGCGGCTGGTCGATCGGAAACTGGAGGATCGCACTCACATCGAAGTGCGCTAGGAAAAAATCGGGATTCGCGCTCTTCAGGATGAAGACCAGGCACTCCTGATCTGCCTCGACCTCACGCGACATGCGGTCGAGCTCAGACCAGAGTTCCAGGGTAATGATGTTGATCGGCGGCGCGTCGACAGTAG from Candidatus Binataceae bacterium encodes:
- a CDS encoding cytochrome c, with protein sequence MNNRSMRRELTLCVIGLLLITASSAAAQDEIPRSIVDRGRSLYSSLCASCHGENGKGDGPMVPELRAKPIDLTQIARQNNGNFPFWHVFHAIDGRSIPRAHGGPDMPVWGSVPEPIFGNKFPTEEWMVTVTFYIESIQEK
- a CDS encoding CoA transferase codes for the protein MFRCARFVVNRDYEQANSGDDRRTGAILSGLGVVECGEGIAAAFGAQLMADLGADVIKVEPPAGDILRRRGPFPPGEKPDRRSMRRDTKRTAFASEA
- a CDS encoding MBL fold metallo-hydrolase — encoded protein: METRVDEIADRIYRVSTFVSPVGFNFNQFLIDGDEPMLFHTGQRSLFPSVSEAVARIIDLKRLKWITFSHIESDECGALDQWLAAAPDATAAHSVIGCNTWLNDSAPRPPRPLKNNELLELGGKRVRHLDTPHVPHSWDAGLIFEETTRTLFSSDLLFQFGDTPPLASGDILAPAIVAEERFHATPITAEAPKVVRQLAALEPKTIAIMHGSSISGEVCPVLEGLADYYDRHLRDALSA
- a CDS encoding alpha/beta hydrolase; amino-acid sequence: MNFIEQLDPELKVMLEKMPTDRPLDLSEIPAARGKMKKMVTMMLADLPAVEGVASQDRFAKGRPGDPDVRLRVCRPDNQPGKLPALLWIHGGGYVMGDIEQDDRLMKQIAKRIGCVAASVDYRLAPEHPFPAPVEDCYSALKWLFANAGELGIDPSRIAIGGASGGGGLCAGLALMTRDRREVKPSFQLLIYPMIDDRNVTPASHAITDPRVWNRESNRLGWKAYLGRDGGGAGVSPYAAATRATDLTGLPPAYIPVGALDLFIDENIEYAQRLIQAGVPTELHVYPGAFHGFDLFAPSAKVSKQFKADRDEALKRALHG
- a CDS encoding sigma 54-interacting transcriptional regulator, producing MSQASDIAGEGFDLDLWIKASEAVSGEIVLDKLIHILMSKALEHAKARRGVLLLPHGDELHAEAEATAAGDTVTICFAPDAPISELLPESVLNEAIRTHEIVTLSDASLAEPFASDHYVRRTHALSVLCVPLMKQARRIGVLYLEDNLAPNVFSARSIRLLKLLASQAAISLENAQLYRDLQRSEAFLTQGEEVARTGTWALDLATGHSRWSRQMFRIFGMDPSDSPPVMPDFLDLVHPEDRQHVRRTLAAAGAQGAPFDYTFRIIRPNGEQSYLRSVGSPVSQSGELKSYFGTIVDVTEHELMTRELRGREEELRNILDYAPQQIAIIGPDGSRLNANRVALDYAGMTLEEFRSPEYEKLIHPEDAERLRLDPPFGGAKEFEFETRIRGKDGQYRWFLVRFFPLRDSDGNILRWYSVGTEIQNRKLAEERVRNENLALREEVDKASLFEEVIGASPALHAVIARVAKVAPTDSTVLITGETGTGKELIARAIHKSSARAAAAFVSVNCAGIPQSLIASELFGHEKGAFTGALQRRIGRFEMAQGGTLFLDEVGDLPAETQVTLLRVLQEHEFERVGGERLIRADVRLITATNRDLAVAIEAGAFRRDLFYRLNVFPIELPPLRERSDDIPMLVEYFIERYATSAGKKIKNIDRKSMDLLRSYPWPGNVRELQNVIERSVILCDTETFSVDESWLPLDPPQPAPDAHQPLVRAIEKQERDTIEKALAETRGRVAGPMGAAAKLGMRPSTLESKIRTLRINKHLFRGI
- a CDS encoding enoyl-CoA hydratase/isomerase family protein; amino-acid sequence: MAYTGYKLIKFARDGKIVIATVDAPPINIITLELWSELDRMSREVEADQECLVFILKSANPDFFLAHFDVSAILQFPIDQPPSREGSASNDYHAMCNRMTTMDKITIAQIEGRVGGGGSEFSMGFDMRFGVLGKTKINQMEVPLGILPGGTGTQKLPRLIGRNRAVEIILGGVDMPADLAERWGYLNRALAADEIGPYVMNLARRIASFPVEAVKLSKEAINSATKPLAEGLQDESYLFQQLIRTESGRRNMERFLKMGGQTREGELRIDELNKKLGEP